In Blastopirellula sediminis, the following proteins share a genomic window:
- a CDS encoding LLM class flavin-dependent oxidoreductase, whose amino-acid sequence MKFFAFHLMPWDRLPADFAERYDSAWTTIPNSLYDPPHGGKLYNDYLDQLVLADQLGFDGVCVNEHHQNAYGTMPSPNLMASILARQTKRVKIAVVGNALPFYNSPTRVAEEFAMIDCISGGRLIAGLVVGGGPEYFSFSVNPTHARSMYREAFDLVLRCWTENGPFEHYGQHWKLRYVNPWPRPIQQPHPPIWIPGAGSRETIQFVAERRFAYMGIPYFHLDFFQRNFDMFRDACEKNGYTADPEQLGWLLPIYVAETDAKAWEEYEKHLWYFVRNLLKGLVIFPPGYTSARSIAGIQRGLQQFMTVCQTREDIERGGYAVVGSPETVRQKLETYAHQLGVGNLLGLFQLGTLPHELACKNMTLFAEQVMPHLRAIGKL is encoded by the coding sequence ATGAAATTCTTCGCGTTTCACCTGATGCCGTGGGATCGGTTGCCGGCCGATTTTGCGGAGCGGTATGACAGCGCTTGGACGACGATTCCCAACTCGCTGTACGATCCGCCGCATGGCGGCAAGTTGTACAACGATTATCTTGACCAACTGGTCTTGGCCGACCAGCTGGGCTTCGACGGCGTCTGCGTCAACGAGCATCATCAGAACGCCTACGGGACGATGCCCAGTCCCAATCTGATGGCGTCGATCCTGGCTCGGCAAACGAAGCGGGTAAAGATCGCCGTCGTCGGCAATGCGTTGCCGTTTTACAACTCGCCGACTCGCGTCGCCGAAGAGTTCGCGATGATCGACTGCATCAGCGGCGGGCGATTGATCGCCGGGCTTGTCGTCGGCGGGGGGCCCGAATATTTCAGCTTCTCGGTCAATCCGACGCATGCTCGCAGTATGTATCGCGAAGCGTTCGACCTGGTGCTGCGTTGCTGGACCGAGAACGGTCCGTTCGAGCATTACGGCCAGCATTGGAAACTGCGGTACGTAAACCCCTGGCCCCGTCCGATTCAACAGCCGCATCCGCCGATCTGGATCCCCGGCGCCGGGAGTCGTGAGACGATTCAGTTTGTCGCTGAGCGGCGGTTCGCCTACATGGGGATTCCCTACTTTCATCTCGACTTCTTTCAGCGGAACTTTGACATGTTCCGCGACGCTTGCGAGAAGAACGGCTATACGGCCGATCCTGAGCAACTTGGTTGGCTCCTCCCGATCTATGTGGCCGAAACCGATGCGAAGGCGTGGGAGGAATACGAAAAGCACCTCTGGTACTTCGTCCGCAACTTGCTGAAAGGGCTCGTCATTTTTCCGCCAGGCTATACCAGCGCTCGCTCGATCGCCGGCATTCAGCGCGGGCTCCAGCAGTTCATGACGGTTTGCCAAACTCGCGAAGATATCGAGCGCGGCGGCTACGCGGTCGTCGGCTCTCCTGAAACAGTGCGCCAGAAGCTAGAGACCTACGCGCACCAGTTAGGGGTCGGCAACTTGCTGGGACTGTTTCAGCTCGGAACGTTGCCGCATGAACTGGCCTGTAAGAACATGACCCTGTTCGCCGAACAGGTGATGCCGCACTTGCGGGCGATCGGCAAACTTTAG
- a CDS encoding DUF1559 family PulG-like putative transporter, translating to MRRRRGFTLVELLVVIAIIGVLIALLLPAVQQAREAARRMQCTNQMRQIALAMHNFHDTYRELPPGSQGNNPWGRDSYSYYCFILPFIEETAMYEQIDFTNKINGATGRGGQARIALLDTMICPSDDTNIQEEGILPWQNALHNYVVCYGDSNYNSGTPWNVVDGYAGHAGMFVPEKRAKLRDATDGLSNTLLVSEIITPTQQDIWSSMGRTQVAMGAGFTTYLTPNADANDRTNRCHTNLGGALGAKCTAHADWDWGANVVAARSWHTGGVNAALADGSVRFVSDTINVTTWRNLGARSDGQVIGDY from the coding sequence TTGCGACGTCGGCGTGGTTTTACGCTAGTCGAACTTCTCGTGGTGATCGCCATCATCGGCGTCTTGATTGCGTTGCTGCTTCCCGCGGTTCAGCAAGCGCGGGAAGCGGCGCGCCGCATGCAGTGCACCAACCAGATGCGACAAATCGCTCTGGCCATGCACAACTTCCACGACACCTATCGTGAACTGCCGCCGGGCAGCCAAGGGAACAATCCTTGGGGACGCGACTCCTATTCGTACTACTGCTTCATCCTGCCGTTCATCGAAGAAACGGCGATGTACGAACAAATCGACTTCACCAACAAGATCAATGGCGCCACCGGACGGGGCGGTCAGGCTCGCATCGCGTTGCTCGACACGATGATTTGCCCGTCGGACGATACCAATATCCAGGAAGAAGGGATTCTGCCGTGGCAAAACGCGCTGCACAACTACGTCGTTTGCTACGGCGACTCGAACTACAACTCCGGCACTCCTTGGAACGTGGTCGACGGCTACGCCGGTCATGCGGGGATGTTCGTTCCGGAAAAGCGAGCCAAGTTGCGCGATGCGACCGACGGTTTGTCGAACACGCTGCTCGTCTCCGAGATCATCACGCCGACCCAGCAAGACATCTGGAGCTCGATGGGTCGTACGCAGGTCGCGATGGGCGCCGGGTTCACCACTTACCTGACTCCGAATGCGGACGCTAACGATCGCACCAATCGTTGCCATACCAACCTGGGCGGAGCTCTCGGCGCCAAGTGCACCGCGCACGCCGACTGGGACTGGGGCGCCAACGTGGTCGCCGCTCGCAGCTGGCACACCGGCGGCGTCAACGCGGCTCTGGCTGACGGCTCGGTCCGCTTCGTCTCCGACACGATTAACGTCACTACTTGGCGCAACCTTGGCGCCCGCAGCGACGGTCAAGTGATCGGCGACTACTAA
- a CDS encoding immunity 22 family protein — protein sequence MLDCDIDGWVAIWIGSFPKKSDFNAYLKETYRDPDDDLTPISQFAVDLKETFYDHDFVFGEWHRGKPKSVETLLKPWRAADSFLEAAVAAAKKKKIADGNTVIIAYDHQYNSSRWPKDSPVRFLGNFPYDETPPAPQHAGHSDEVATVLFSPDGKYVVSGGDDGRVGVWSAKTGEIVVPPITAFKAKLDDVDFLAFSANGKRLVASIVNQTCIWDPFPEPPQTTKPTNFGTLLVSADGKYGFYCAYGKVLVFDLDAGKEEKNLSKKMPAENVRVLPNGNLVTVTPKKLLLWELAKTKQLAELKAPFEQRDLLEVSPQGKYVVTCGGNLAAIWDLAGRKLQAQVEFNSAVGEFVLPNEEEFSVRLGDKSIVVCSLKTGKATKTLEPTSSRYFRVQASAKGDLVGLKNGRQALVWNQKTGKLLGELPPGSTADDGAVRSFAFSPDGKRIALGHHDGRISIYAIAAGKFSLVSKGS from the coding sequence ATGCTGGACTGCGATATCGACGGCTGGGTAGCCATCTGGATTGGATCGTTTCCGAAGAAATCCGATTTCAACGCGTACCTGAAAGAGACGTACAGGGACCCGGATGACGATCTGACGCCGATCAGTCAGTTTGCGGTCGATTTGAAAGAAACGTTCTACGACCACGACTTCGTCTTTGGCGAGTGGCATCGAGGAAAGCCGAAATCGGTCGAAACGCTGCTCAAGCCATGGCGTGCCGCCGATTCATTTCTGGAAGCGGCCGTCGCCGCCGCGAAGAAAAAGAAAATCGCTGACGGCAACACCGTAATCATCGCCTACGACCATCAGTACAACTCTAGTCGCTGGCCGAAAGACTCGCCGGTCCGCTTTCTCGGCAACTTCCCCTACGACGAAACTCCGCCGGCGCCGCAGCATGCAGGACATTCCGACGAGGTGGCGACCGTTCTCTTTTCGCCCGATGGAAAGTACGTGGTCAGCGGAGGAGACGACGGGCGAGTCGGAGTTTGGAGCGCCAAGACCGGCGAAATCGTCGTCCCTCCGATCACCGCGTTCAAGGCCAAGCTTGACGACGTCGACTTCCTGGCGTTCTCGGCGAATGGGAAACGGTTGGTCGCCAGCATAGTGAATCAAACTTGCATCTGGGATCCGTTTCCGGAACCGCCGCAAACCACGAAGCCGACTAATTTCGGCACGCTCTTGGTCTCGGCGGATGGCAAATACGGTTTCTATTGCGCGTACGGAAAGGTGCTGGTCTTCGATCTCGACGCCGGTAAGGAAGAGAAGAACCTGTCAAAGAAGATGCCGGCCGAAAACGTGCGCGTCTTGCCGAACGGCAATCTAGTCACCGTCACGCCGAAAAAGCTGTTGCTGTGGGAGCTTGCCAAGACGAAGCAACTGGCCGAGCTCAAAGCCCCCTTCGAACAGCGGGATCTGCTGGAGGTTTCCCCGCAAGGAAAATATGTCGTTACCTGCGGCGGCAACCTGGCGGCGATTTGGGACCTGGCTGGCCGCAAGCTCCAGGCTCAGGTCGAATTCAATTCGGCGGTCGGCGAGTTCGTATTACCAAACGAAGAGGAATTCAGCGTACGGCTGGGGGACAAGAGCATCGTCGTCTGCTCCCTCAAGACCGGGAAGGCGACCAAAACGCTGGAACCAACGTCGAGTCGCTACTTCCGTGTGCAGGCCTCCGCGAAGGGTGACCTGGTCGGTTTGAAAAATGGGCGTCAGGCATTGGTCTGGAACCAGAAGACAGGCAAATTGCTCGGCGAACTCCCCCCGGGCTCGACGGCCGACGACGGCGCGGTCCGTTCTTTTGCGTTCTCCCCCGACGGCAAGCGAATCGCCTTGGGACACCATGACGGCCGGATCTCGATTTACGCAATTGCGGCTGGGAAATTCTCGCTGGTTTCTAAAGGCAGTTAG
- a CDS encoding alpha/beta fold hydrolase has product MPANVQHRFLHVGGKKTQLMTLGEGPPLVYLHSAGGETEAIPFHHKLAEKYTVYVPAHPGFALSEGLNEILDIHDLAWHYVDLFAALELEDVPVIGYSLGAWLALELAILRPQLISRLGIIAAAGLYVEGSPMGELFIDDFNKLRELIFFNPESPAALETTPRNPDDSQMLMWLRAREATARVGWNPYLHDPKLPQHLHRVTQPTTIVWGRHDKMIPLAHGEYYAAHLPNATLQILEECGHGVPWEKCDETATLLM; this is encoded by the coding sequence ATGCCAGCGAACGTCCAGCATCGCTTCCTCCACGTTGGGGGAAAGAAGACGCAGTTGATGACTTTGGGAGAAGGTCCGCCGCTGGTTTATCTCCACTCGGCCGGCGGCGAAACCGAAGCGATCCCGTTTCATCACAAGTTGGCTGAGAAATACACGGTCTACGTGCCGGCCCATCCCGGATTTGCGCTGAGCGAAGGGCTGAACGAGATTCTCGACATCCATGACCTGGCCTGGCACTACGTCGACTTATTCGCGGCGCTCGAATTGGAAGATGTGCCGGTGATCGGCTATTCGCTGGGCGCCTGGTTGGCGCTGGAGCTGGCGATCTTGCGTCCGCAATTGATCAGTCGATTGGGAATCATCGCCGCGGCGGGACTGTATGTCGAAGGCTCGCCGATGGGAGAGCTGTTTATCGACGACTTCAACAAGCTGCGCGAGCTGATCTTCTTTAATCCCGAAAGCCCCGCCGCTTTGGAGACGACTCCCCGCAATCCGGACGATTCGCAGATGTTGATGTGGCTCCGAGCGCGAGAAGCGACGGCCCGCGTCGGTTGGAATCCGTATTTGCACGATCCCAAGCTACCCCAGCATCTGCATCGCGTGACGCAGCCGACGACGATTGTTTGGGGGCGGCATGACAAGATGATTCCGCTGGCCCACGGCGAGTATTACGCCGCCCATCTACCGAACGCGACCTTGCAGATTCTCGAGGAATGCGGTCACGGCGTGCCGTGGGAAAAATGCGACGAGACGGCGACGCTGTTGATGTAA
- a CDS encoding neutral/alkaline non-lysosomal ceramidase N-terminal domain-containing protein, translating into MAYRIPGVLAVWFLLSISLTVRLFAADFPYLAGTAKVEITPDYPIMLSGYASRGLQEVSETIQPLYARALAVGEPGKLPVVLMMVDNCGVPASVSDAVSRELMAKYQIPRANLAVCATHTHYAPMLSGVLQNLPARPIPPEKQQAIDRYTDEFVKALVKAASVAIESRQPARLEFAIGEVGFAANRRTAGGPTDHQLPLLTVYDANDKVRSLVVGYACHCTTIAATPAFIGDWAGYAAEYLEREYPGAVALAVIGCGGDQNPNPRGKLEFAQQYGHAIRDEVVRLMGEPMRPINGEISTQLENIPLRFAELPTLDQWREMAKESGINGFYAGKYVQRIEAGEVIPTHLDYPVQSWTFADDLTIVFLGGEVTVDYSLRLKRMAPAGKLWVAAYSNDVRTYVPSARVLKEGGYEGGGSRIWYDHPQVFAGEIEESIIGEVERQLPSLVPKVE; encoded by the coding sequence ATGGCCTACCGAATCCCGGGCGTGCTCGCCGTTTGGTTCTTGTTGTCGATTTCGCTGACTGTGCGTCTGTTCGCCGCCGACTTTCCTTACTTGGCAGGCACGGCGAAAGTCGAAATTACGCCTGACTATCCGATCATGTTGTCAGGCTATGCTTCACGCGGATTGCAGGAGGTCTCGGAGACGATTCAGCCGTTGTACGCTCGTGCACTGGCCGTCGGGGAACCAGGTAAACTACCGGTCGTATTGATGATGGTCGACAACTGCGGCGTGCCGGCGAGCGTCAGCGACGCCGTCTCGCGCGAGTTGATGGCGAAGTACCAGATTCCTCGCGCGAACTTGGCGGTCTGCGCAACCCATACGCACTATGCGCCGATGCTGTCGGGCGTCTTGCAGAATTTGCCCGCGCGGCCAATTCCGCCGGAGAAACAGCAAGCGATCGATCGCTACACCGACGAGTTTGTGAAGGCGCTTGTGAAAGCGGCCAGCGTGGCGATCGAGAGCCGACAGCCTGCTCGGCTGGAGTTTGCGATCGGCGAAGTCGGCTTCGCTGCGAATCGTCGGACCGCCGGCGGTCCCACCGATCATCAGTTGCCGCTTTTGACCGTCTATGACGCAAACGACAAAGTCCGCTCGCTGGTTGTCGGCTATGCGTGCCACTGCACCACGATTGCGGCGACGCCGGCGTTTATCGGCGATTGGGCTGGCTACGCTGCGGAATACCTGGAACGGGAATACCCCGGCGCTGTCGCGTTGGCCGTGATCGGTTGCGGCGGCGACCAGAACCCAAATCCGCGCGGCAAACTTGAATTCGCGCAGCAATATGGGCACGCGATTCGGGATGAAGTCGTGCGTTTGATGGGCGAGCCGATGCGGCCGATCAACGGAGAGATTTCGACGCAGTTGGAAAACATACCGCTCCGTTTCGCCGAGTTGCCGACGCTTGATCAGTGGCGCGAAATGGCGAAGGAGAGCGGCATCAATGGATTTTATGCTGGAAAGTACGTCCAGCGAATTGAAGCAGGGGAAGTTATTCCGACTCATCTCGACTACCCGGTTCAAAGTTGGACCTTCGCCGACGATCTGACGATCGTCTTTCTGGGAGGCGAAGTGACGGTCGACTATTCGCTTCGTCTCAAGCGAATGGCGCCGGCCGGAAAACTTTGGGTCGCCGCCTATTCCAATGACGTTCGTACGTACGTTCCTTCCGCCCGCGTTCTTAAAGAAGGTGGCTACGAAGGGGGCGGCTCACGCATCTGGTACGATCATCCGCAAGTTTTCGCCGGCGAAATCGAAGAGTCGATCATCGGCGAAGTCGAGCGGCAACTTCCAAGCCTAGTTCCGAAAGTCGAATAG
- the hpt gene encoding hypoxanthine phosphoribosyltransferase translates to MRTLISQSQLEAGVRDLAAQLNRQYDSRPLTVLGVLTGSVVLMADLIRQLEMPLRVGVLQARSYRGEATTSGELVVNIDLMPAVEGREVLLLDDIFDTGRTLDELVRRMHECGAASVRSMVLLTKVGRCEVDYRPDYSAFDIPNEFVVGYGLDYDDHYRNLPFVAALDPEEIAAGAQ, encoded by the coding sequence GTGCGTACTCTGATCTCCCAGTCGCAATTGGAAGCTGGCGTCCGCGATTTAGCGGCCCAGTTGAACCGGCAATACGACAGTCGCCCCCTCACGGTGCTCGGCGTGCTGACCGGCAGCGTCGTCCTGATGGCCGACCTGATCCGGCAGTTGGAAATGCCGCTGCGCGTCGGCGTGTTGCAGGCTCGCAGCTATCGTGGAGAAGCGACCACCTCTGGAGAATTGGTCGTCAACATCGACCTGATGCCGGCGGTCGAAGGGCGCGAAGTCCTGCTGTTGGACGACATCTTCGATACCGGTCGCACGCTGGATGAACTGGTTCGTCGTATGCACGAGTGCGGCGCCGCTTCGGTCCGCTCGATGGTCTTGCTGACCAAGGTGGGACGCTGCGAAGTCGACTATCGTCCCGACTATTCGGCGTTCGATATTCCGAACGAATTCGTGGTGGGATACGGACTCGACTACGACGACCACTATCGCAATCTTCCCTTTGTGGCGGCGCTCGATCCGGAAGAGATCGCGGCCGGGGCGCAATGA
- a CDS encoding glycosyltransferase family 4 protein, whose protein sequence is MSGMRVALVTRRFWPMVGGAEMVMAKLAQELRRQKVDVRIVTARWHKTWPERIVHREIPIFRLPNPQLRGWGTLRYMMSLGKYLQKHQPELDAVYVSMLKHSAYMAVERLKKTSTPVILRAEGGGETGDCRWQQEANFGLRIRGVCQQADAIVAPSPAIMEELLAAGYDPEKLHFIPNGVSIPPARTKQRRFDARMALQSAQPSFSLNNDNPLAVYTGRLHPKKGLLTAIDAWPAVLQRFPDAKLLLVGEGPQEAQLRERITSLGLQDRVFLPGVFDDVSDLLDAADLFLLPSHEEGMSLSLLEAMAAGLPAIATDIPGNRQLVESGRNGLLFPVDDVVALQAEIVNVIHQPSAAAKLGEAARLEVTEKYSLAAAATRHLELFESLREAKRQAS, encoded by the coding sequence ATGAGCGGAATGCGCGTCGCCCTGGTGACGCGGCGATTCTGGCCGATGGTCGGAGGCGCCGAAATGGTGATGGCGAAGCTCGCCCAAGAGCTGCGCCGTCAAAAGGTCGACGTTCGAATCGTGACTGCGCGCTGGCACAAGACTTGGCCCGAACGGATCGTCCATCGCGAGATCCCCATCTTCCGCTTGCCCAATCCGCAGCTGCGCGGCTGGGGAACGTTGCGATACATGATGTCGCTGGGGAAGTACCTGCAAAAGCATCAGCCGGAACTGGACGCCGTTTACGTCTCGATGCTGAAGCATAGCGCATACATGGCGGTCGAACGACTGAAGAAGACGTCGACGCCGGTTATCTTGCGGGCCGAAGGGGGAGGGGAGACCGGCGATTGTCGCTGGCAACAAGAGGCGAACTTCGGGCTCCGCATCCGCGGCGTCTGTCAGCAAGCCGATGCGATTGTCGCGCCCAGTCCGGCGATCATGGAAGAGTTGTTGGCGGCCGGCTATGATCCGGAGAAGCTCCACTTCATCCCGAACGGCGTGTCGATTCCGCCGGCTCGCACCAAGCAAAGACGCTTTGACGCACGCATGGCGCTGCAAAGCGCGCAGCCGTCGTTCTCGCTCAACAACGACAATCCGCTGGCGGTTTATACCGGCAGACTTCATCCGAAGAAAGGGCTGCTCACTGCAATTGACGCTTGGCCGGCAGTCTTGCAGCGTTTCCCCGATGCGAAGTTGTTGCTGGTTGGCGAAGGCCCGCAAGAGGCGCAGCTGCGCGAGCGGATCACGTCGCTCGGTCTGCAAGATCGGGTCTTTTTACCCGGCGTCTTTGACGACGTCTCGGATTTGCTCGACGCGGCCGATCTCTTTTTGTTGCCGTCGCACGAAGAAGGAATGTCGCTCTCGCTGCTCGAAGCGATGGCGGCCGGCTTGCCGGCGATCGCGACCGATATTCCTGGCAATCGTCAGCTGGTTGAGTCAGGTCGCAATGGACTGCTCTTTCCGGTCGACGACGTGGTGGCTTTGCAGGCCGAGATCGTCAACGTCATCCACCAGCCGTCGGCGGCCGCCAAGTTGGGAGAAGCGGCCCGCTTGGAGGTGACCGAAAAATATAGCCTGGCCGCCGCAGCGACCAGGCATCTGGAGTTGTTCGAATCGCTTCGCGAGGCGAAGCGTCAGGCGAGTTAG
- a CDS encoding YqiA/YcfP family alpha/beta fold hydrolase — translation MTTDIGNWSETTIAGHRCFLFEPEQRNPHGYVGIYLHGVHLGRLQDKIEFVSQFEKYGLPIVAPVTERSWWTDRICPEFDANISAQQHLLENVLPFIAEKYDARPPQIGLFGTSMGGQGALRLAYKFPDKFPVVAAISPAIDYQERMRRDSEDPLWQQYETTEAARQDTATLHIHPLNWPRHQFFCCCAEDVDWWESSERLRMKLYSLGVPHSCELEVCGGGHGFPYYGMMASRVIEFVYESLEKDRRRIV, via the coding sequence ATGACGACCGACATCGGAAATTGGAGCGAAACGACGATCGCCGGGCACCGGTGCTTTTTGTTTGAGCCGGAACAACGAAATCCGCACGGATACGTCGGAATTTATCTGCACGGAGTCCATCTCGGCCGACTGCAAGACAAGATCGAGTTCGTCTCGCAGTTCGAGAAATATGGGCTGCCGATCGTCGCTCCGGTCACCGAGCGCAGCTGGTGGACCGATCGGATCTGCCCCGAATTTGACGCGAATATCTCGGCCCAGCAGCACCTGCTCGAAAACGTCCTGCCGTTCATCGCCGAGAAATATGACGCCCGGCCGCCGCAAATAGGACTGTTCGGAACCAGCATGGGAGGGCAGGGGGCGCTCCGCTTGGCCTACAAGTTCCCCGACAAATTCCCCGTCGTCGCGGCGATCAGCCCGGCGATCGACTACCAAGAGCGGATGCGCCGCGACAGCGAAGATCCCCTCTGGCAGCAGTACGAAACGACCGAAGCAGCGCGGCAGGATACCGCGACGCTCCATATTCACCCGCTCAACTGGCCGCGGCACCAGTTCTTCTGCTGCTGTGCGGAGGACGTCGACTGGTGGGAAAGCTCCGAGCGGCTCCGGATGAAGCTCTACTCGCTGGGGGTGCCGCACAGCTGCGAATTGGAAGTCTGCGGGGGTGGCCACGGTTTTCCATACTACGGAATGATGGCGTCGCGGGTGATCGAGTTCGTCTACGAAAGCCTCGAGAAAGATCGGCGTCGGATCGTCTAG